The Ipomoea triloba cultivar NCNSP0323 chromosome 4, ASM357664v1 DNA segment TGTaccacaaaaattaaatttacacttACACCCTTTGACTTAGGAAGAAGAAATagcaaattttgttttaaaattgttaCAATAAGTGTTGACAATTATAGTAAACTGCTTTATTACTACGTACTTTTCACTTTTAGATTTGGTTACTCGAGTAGTCAAGTAGTAATGATTAATAATGGAAGAGTTAATCATTAACCTTATAATCTAGTCACACAACTGAATATTATTATCAcagtttaaaaaattataaatttgactttttgttatggttaaaatcaatttttcctttttattggaTGATTATGTTCTCATTTGGTctgttttttctattttttattataatatatttattgatttttgtgAAGATATTGTGTTTTAGTGGCACACATTACATTCTTATATGAAAGGGGTCAGTTTGAGTCTCGGTctaattgactctttgtgtatcTCAGTAAATTgataaagtagttatgaacagataatgAGTCTCGTggtgccaaaaaaaaatatttactgatttttttttacaaatttgaaacGCAGTATTCAATACTGACACCAACCATTCCGTTATCCAAACGTACAACTTCACCACCTACAAACGCTGCAACTACGATGACGACGATAACGCCACTCAGTGGTCATACGGGGACCCTTCCGCCACGTCGCCGCAGCCGACCACCGTGCCGGTGCCGCTTATGAAGGTCGGGATGACGTATTTTTTCTCCGGCGACTACGACGGCGAGCAGTGCAGGAACGGGCAACGTTTCAGAGTAAATGTTACATACGGTCAAGGCTTACCGCCTAGCCTGAAAACCCCCGATGATTCGCCGGCGCCGGTGAGCCCCCAATCCGGCGACGATGATGCGGTGCCGGACACATTGGTGCCTGCTTATTTCGATAACCCCCGAAACGTGAGTGATGAAGATAGTGAACCGTCCGGTTCGGTTTCTTTGGCAGCTTTTTCTAGATTTTTTGGTGCCTGCTCATATGGGGTATTAGTTGTCCTGGGCCTAGCTTGTATTATTTGAttgcttttatttattattattattattattttttcgtTTTTGCCCCTTTTCTAGGCAGGTTACAAATATATCTCTATACATATTCATGTATACTTGTTTGTAAGATGATTTGGAGGGCAGGTTTGTATTGTGTTCATATTATTATGCTATATTTgagatttaattttaatatattattttttaaaaagttttgtctatttatatttatatttaaaattgatacaaattgactacaacaacaataataataataataattttttatatagttttttttttatttttaatttgagtttcCAATAGTTGCTTGATaaagtttcaactttcaaattgaattCGGTCTTGCCGTGGTGACAAATACTGTGCATGTGATTTTAGTTTTAAGATGGGGGAGAAAACACGCATTAAATTTCTCCCACATTGAAAATTAGTAAATACTAAGTAGGAATTTGATATCTATTGCGGGAAAACTTGCAAGTACCGTTTTGAGTGAGATGGGTGTTGACCCAACAATGATTGACGCAAAAGAACAAGCAAAGAGCAAGAAAACTCTCgtcactaaattaattaaatttagatcAAAGAAAACTCTCGTCACTAAATTTAGATCTATAGGTTGATGGACTCGCAACTCTCATATCAATTCAATCAACTTCTCAATCGCACAAGTCACATATGATACAAGATTTTATGCTAATTGTATGATAAATACAAGTGCTTTTACCTAAATATGGCATCGTTTGCTTGATTGTGTTGGCCTACAAATCTCCAATTATTAATCATGATATATTTGTCACTTTATATTAACTGGAGGTTGGTGAAACGTCTAATGCTGGTCCGACCTGCCAAATATCCTGCAATCCTCGCTTCTTTCTTCGGCTAGTTGGCCGTGGGCTTTGCTAGCCACCCCACACAACCGACACCCCCCAAAAAGAAATCTAATGCATTCTTtatcattatatttaataaataaatgagtaaaaagaacaagaaaaaataaaagaaatgaaatcaaCCATGAATGCATATCCCTGCCGTGGATAATCAAAGACTAATCCTCCATCTCAACGGCCAGCACACAAAGTGGTAAGGGACTAGCCAAATGATTTGACCCATTCACATGGGTGGAAGGATGTGGTGCTtaaccaccacgccaaccatgttggttaccAACCACGAATTTGGAGGGGAAGTAATAATTCGTTAAATTCCATGCCAAGTTTCCCCAAGAA contains these protein-coding regions:
- the LOC116016650 gene encoding cucumber peeling cupredoxin-like, whose amino-acid sequence is MWFLVFGLFVVSRLSGSAEAYKNYTVGDSLGWYDTLEKSSVNYQKWVSGKTFSLGDFLIFNTDTNHSVIQTYNFTTYKRCNYDDDDNATQWSYGDPSATSPQPTTVPVPLMKVGMTYFFSGDYDGEQCRNGQRFRVNVTYGQGLPPSLKTPDDSPAPVSPQSGDDDAVPDTLVPAYFDNPRNVSDEDSEPSGSVSLAAFSRFFGACSYGVLVVLGLACII